From the Musa acuminata AAA Group cultivar baxijiao chromosome BXJ3-7, Cavendish_Baxijiao_AAA, whole genome shotgun sequence genome, one window contains:
- the LOC103991196 gene encoding mitochondrial outer membrane protein porin 1 — MGPGLYSDIGKKARDLLYKDYQTDQKVTLTTYTLNGIAISASGTKKNELIFGELQSQLKNKNISFDVKATSDSKLLTTVTVDELATPGLRSIFNFIIPDQQLGKVELQYLHDYVGVTAAVGLTANPIVNLSGVVGTNVYSVGADVSFDTATGNFIKCNGGLSVINADLIVSLTVNDKGDSINASYYHLVSPLSSTAVGAELTHNFSTNENSLTFGTQHALDPLTIVKARLNNYGKASALIQHEWRPKSFFTISGEIDSKAIEKGAKVGLALVLRP, encoded by the exons atgggtCCAGGATTGTACTCCGATATCGGCAAAAAGGCGAGAG ATCTTCTTTACAAAGACTACCAGACCGACCAGAAGGTCACTCTGACCACCTACACTTTGAATGGAATC GCTATCTCTGCATCAGGCACAAAGAAAAATGAACTGATCTTTGGTGAGCTTCAGTCTCAGCTGAAGAATAAAAATATCAGTTTTGATGTTAAAGCCACTTCAGACTCTAAG CTTCTTACAACTGTCACAGTTGATGAACTTGCAACACCTGGGTTGAGATCAATTTTCAATTTTATCATACCGGATCAGCAGTTGGGAAAG GTTGAGCTGCAATACCTGCATGATTATGTGGGTGTAACTGCTGCTGTTGGATTGACTGCCAACCCTATTGTCAACCTTTCTGGAGTGGTTGGAACTAATGTCTACTCTGTCGGAGCTGATGTGTCATTTGATACTGCAACAGGAAACTTCATCAAGTGTAATGGAGGGTTGAGTGTCATCAATGCTGATCTTATTGTCTCATTAACTGT AAATGACAAGGGAGACAGCATAAACGCCTCCTATTACCACCTGGTGAGCCCATTATCCAGTACTGCAGTTGGGGCAGAGCTAACTCACAATTTCTCGACGAACGAGAACAGCCTAACCTTTGGGACTCAACATGCCCTGGACCCCCTTACCATTGTCAAGGCTCGCCTCAACAATTATGGCAAAGCTAGTGCACTGATCCAACATGAGTGGAGGCCGAAATCATTCTTCACCATCTCTGGGGAGATCGACTCAAAAGCCATTGAGAAGGGTGCTAAGGTTGGGCTGGCCTTGGTCCTCAGGCCCTGA
- the LOC135642116 gene encoding homeobox-leucine zipper protein HAT5-like, producing the protein MMEGRIDESSGMAVLFTTDGICTNAIEALLAPGSFAGGCPGSQFMVNSDGSHGNSLKFGLEETADDDLDEYPQRPGKKRRLTADQVEFLEKNFEVENKLEPERKLQLAKDLGLKPRQVAIWFQNRRARWKAKQLEKGYESLKSSYDSLKLDHDNLLKENEKLQAEVVLLTNKLLQEEKDSSSWESFQLRICPDKLQPGIDAQVMLCKQEDFSSANSAVLESESPQHVDDGGYSNQSQVVGCCGFLRPERHSCSNEFQVEDQALWFWP; encoded by the exons ATGATGGAAGGAAGGATTGATGAGAGTTCAGGTATGGCAGTCTTGTTCACCACCGACGGGATTTGCACCAATGCCATCGAGGCGTTGCTTGCTCCAGGATCCTTTGCCGGTGGATGTCCTG GGTCGCAATTCATGGTGAATTCCGATGGCAGTCATGGGAACAGTCTCAAGTTTGGGCTCGAGGAAACTGCTGATGATGACTTGGACGAGTACCCTCAGCGGCCGGGGAAGAAAAGGCGGCTGACGGCCGACCAAGTCGAGTTCCTGGAGAAGAACTTCGAGGTTGAGAACAAGCTTGAGCCGGAGAGGAAACTTCAACTCGCCAAGGACCTCGGCCTGAAACCTAGACAGGTCGCCATATGGTTCCAGAACCGCCGTGCACGGTGGAAGGCAAAGCAGCTTGAGAAGGGGTATGAATCCCTGAAGTCCAGCTACGACTCCCTCAAGCTTGATCATGATAACCTGCTCAAGGAGAATGAGAAACTCCAGGCTGAG GTGGTGCTTCTCACTAACAAGCTTCTCCAAGAGGAGAAGGATAGCAGCAGCTGGGAATCGTTCCAACTAAGGATCTGCCCTGACAAGCTGCAACCAGGAATTGATGCTCAGGTCATGCTCTGCAAGCAAGAAGACTTCAGCTCTGCCAACAGCGCTGTGTTAGAGTCGGAGAGCCCTCAGCATGTCGACGATGGTGGATACTCCAACCAATCTCAAGTCGTGGGTTGTTGTGGCTTCCTCAGGCCCGAGCGCCATTCATGCAGCAATGAGTTCCAGGTGGAGGATCAAGCCTTGTGGTTCTGGCCCTGA
- the LOC135642482 gene encoding pectate lyase-like produces the protein MEYKPRFFFFSLLFLASAAFTSAHIADYDEYWQKKAALARSHANNAYNPNPESVTHHFNEAVMRDLASNSTRRGLRGKMRNEDGACQATNPIDRCFRCQSNWVHHRKKLATCAKGFGRHATGGKNGDFYVVTDSSDADLVNPRNGTLRHAVIQDRPLWIVFAHDMLIRLTEELIINSNKTIDGRGANVQIAYGAGLTIQFVHNVIVHNIRIHDIKAGNGGMIRDSEEHYGLRTRSDGDGISIFGASNIWIDHVSMSNCMDGLIDAIEGSTAITISNSHFTQHNDVMLFGASDAFSGDAIMQITVAFNHFGKGLVQRMPRCRWGFVHVVNNDYTHWMMYAVGGSQHPTILSQGNRFIAPPTLFAKEVTKREYSPEPVWKQWSWRSEGDLMANGAFFVESGAPITKPYADLIKAKPGSFVTRLTRFAGSRPCIPNQPC, from the exons ATGGAGTACAAGCCgcggttcttcttcttctccctcctcttcctggCTTCCGCCGCCTTCACCAGTGCTCACATCGCCGACTACGACGAGTACTGGCAGAAGAAGGCTGCGCTAGCGCGTTCCCACGCCAACAATGCCTACAACCCCAACCCTGAGTCTGTGACCCATCATTTCAATGAGGCGGTCATGAG GGACCTGGCGAGTAACAGCACCAGGAGGGGCCTTCGCGGCAAGATGAGGAACGAGGACGGTGCATGCCAGGCGACGAACCCCATCGATCGGTGCTTCAGGTGCCAATCGAACTGGGTTCACCACCGCAAGAAGCTGGCCACCTGCGCCAAGGGCTTCGGCCGCCACGCCACCGGAGGGAAGAACGGGGACTTCTATGTCGTCACCGACTCGTCCGATGCCGACCTCGTCAACCCTCGGAATGGCACACTCCGCCATGCTGTCATCCAAGACAGGCCTCTCTGGATCGTCTTCGCCCATGACATGCTCATCCGCCTCACCGAGGAGCTCATCATCAACAGCAACAAGACCATCGATGGCCGGGGGGCGAACGTCCAGATCGCGTACGGCGCCGGCCTCACCATCCAGTTCGTACACAATGTCATCGTCCACAACATCCGCATCCACGACATCAAGGCCGGCAACGGCGGCATGATCCGGGATTCCGAGGAGCACTACGGCCTGCGGACCCGGAGCGACGGCGACGGCATATCCATCTTCGGCGCTAGCAACATCTGGATCGACCACGTCTCCATGTCCAACTGCATGGACGGGCTCATCGATGCCATCGAAGGCTCCACCGCCATCACCATCTCCAATAGCCACTTCACCCAACACAACGAC GTGATGTTGTTCGGTGCTAGCGATGCATTCTCGGGAGATGCAATAATGCAGATCACGGTTGCTTTCAACCACTTCGGGAAAGGGCTTGTTCAGAGAATGCCAAG ATGCCGATGGGGTTTCGTCCATGTGGTGAACAATGACTACACCCACTGGATGATGTATGCCGTCGGCGGTAGCCAACACCCTACCATCCTCAGCCAAGGGAACCGATTCATTGCACCACCCACCCTATTCGCCAAGGAG GTGACCAAGAGGGAGTACTCACCAGAGCCAGTATGGAAGCAGTGGTCATGGAGATCTGAGGGTGACCTGATGGCGAACGGAGCATTCTTCGTGGAGTCAGGAGCTCCAATTACCAAGCCCTACGCGGATCTCATCAAGGCCAAGCCGGGAAGTTTCGTGACCAGGCTCACACGCTTCGCCGGCTCTCGCCCCTGTATTCCCAACCAGCCATGTTAA
- the LOC135643573 gene encoding WRKY transcription factor 72A-like isoform X1: MEVMMLKAPAAEDEICPAHEEGTVEVGKVSAATSSERSPMEAISRPSPSNTKESITTSQEEQLEYTKSEMGEVREENQRLKMILAQIVKDYQYLQKQYFDILQQEQSKKALETAEPDGVEEPELVLLSLGTSSTGQKKEEINTCKDSGKDGEGLTLGLDCKFEGTRKSPNEHDSTISPDNSSDDPKEEEPGEPWPPSKILKNPRNGDDEGSQQPQVKKARVSVRARCDAPTMNDGCQWRKYGQKVAKGNPCPRAYYRCTVAPGCPVRKQVQRCAEDMSILITTYEGTHNHPLPLSATTMACTTAAAASMLMTGSSTSGQGMAPPAIGPLCSSSTAAAASTSLHGLNFGMLGSSNARQPYLPIPSISSTPSYPTITLDLTAPPSATSQLNQFTRFPRYSSTGFNFSSESTTIPTSWSNGYLSYASQAYNKGSNTGSLSLGRQSQDSFYHSILQKAINSVAATTITAVPSPSPNQHALTDTIAKAITSDPSFQSAIAAAITSYVGGQPGREGASHDLLKLGGHFNSSAVAQLSAAVNGCASSYLNRSSSSSSSHQPNLPLLQPPLAFPTPKTASADRNSESID; encoded by the exons ATGGAGGTAATGATGCTCAAAGCACCTGCTGCTGAGGATGAGATCTGTCCTGCTCATGAAGAGGGTACTGTAGAGGTTGGAAAG GTTTCCGCTGCCACCTCAAGTGAAAGATCACCCATGGAGGCAATCTCAAGGCCATCTCCTTCCAACACCAAGGAATCGATTACAACCAGCCAG GAAGAGCAACTCGAGTACACTAAATCAGAAATGGGTGAAGTGAGAGAAGAGAACCAAAGATTGAAGATGATCTTAGCCCAAATCGTCAAAGACTACCAGTACCTGCAAAAGCAGTACTTCGATATCCTGCAGCAAGAGCAATCTAAGAAGGCTCTTGAGACAGCAGAGCCTGATGGTGTGGAAGAACCTGAGCTTGTTCTTCTGAGCCTTGGCACCAGTTCAACTGGGCAAAAGAAGGAAGAGATCAACACATGTAAAGATAGTGGAAAAGACGGAGAAGGTCTAACTCTTGGATTGGACTGCAAATTTGAAGGAACCAGAAAGAGTCCCAATGAACACGACTCAACCATTAGCCCAGACAACAGCTCTGATGACCCCAAGGAAGAAGAGCCCGGGGAGCCATGGCCACCAAGCAAGATACTGAAGAATCCCAGGAATGGTGATGATGAGGGCTCGCAGCAGCCCCAGGTGAAGAAAGCTCGTGTCTCCGTGAGAGCAAGATGTGATGCCCCAACG ATGAATGATGGATGCCAGTGGCGGAAGTATGGGCAGAAGGTTGCCAAAGGAAATCCATGTCCCCGAGCGTACTACCGTTGTACGGTGGCACCAGGATGCCCTGTGAGGAAGCAG GTGCAAAGGTGTGCGGAAGACATGTCGATACTGATCACCACCTACGAAGGAACCCATAACCATCCTCTACCCTTATCAGCCACCACCATGGCCTGCACCACCGCGGCCGCCGCAAGCATGCTGATGACCGGCTCGTCGACCTCGGGACAAGGCATGGCACCACCAGCCATCGGACCGCTGTGTTCCTCCTCGACTGCGGCCGCAGCAAGCACCAGCCTCCATGGCCTCAACTTTGGCATGTTAGGCAGCTCCAATGCGAGGCAGCCTTATCTCCCAATTCCTTCGATATCTTCCACTCCTTCCTATCCCACCATCACACTCGATCTCACCGCACCACCCTCGGCCACATCCCAGCTCAACCAGTTCACCAGATTCCCGAGGTACTCCTCCACAGGCTTCAACTTCTCCTCGGAGTCTACCACCATACCAACATCTTGGAGCAATGGGTACTTGAGCTACGCATCTCAAGCATACAACAAGGGCTCCAACACGGGTTCTCTGAGCCTCGGTAGGCAATCTCAGGACTCCTTCTATCACTCCATCCTACAGAAGGCCATCAACTCAGTTGCTGCTACTACTATTACTGctgttccttctccttctccaaaCCAGCATGCATTGACTGACACAATCGCGAAGGCCATCACGTCGGATCCCAGCTTCCAGTCGGCGATAGCTGCCGCCATAACGTCGTACGTGGGCGGCCAACCTGGGAGAGAGGGTGCAAGCCATGACCTCCTCAAGTTGGGAGGGCACTTCAACTCCTCGGCGGTTGCACAGCTCTCAGCCGCCGTGAATGGTTGCGCCTCCAGCTACTTGAACAGGTCGAGCAGTTCGAGTTCCAGCCACCAGCCCAACCTGCCTCTCCTCCAGCCGCCACTGGCCTTTCCCACCCCCAAGACTGCCTCTGCTGATCGCAATAGTGAAAGCATAGACTGA
- the LOC135643573 gene encoding WRKY transcription factor 72A-like isoform X2: MEAISRPSPSNTKESITTSQEEQLEYTKSEMGEVREENQRLKMILAQIVKDYQYLQKQYFDILQQEQSKKALETAEPDGVEEPELVLLSLGTSSTGQKKEEINTCKDSGKDGEGLTLGLDCKFEGTRKSPNEHDSTISPDNSSDDPKEEEPGEPWPPSKILKNPRNGDDEGSQQPQVKKARVSVRARCDAPTMNDGCQWRKYGQKVAKGNPCPRAYYRCTVAPGCPVRKQVQRCAEDMSILITTYEGTHNHPLPLSATTMACTTAAAASMLMTGSSTSGQGMAPPAIGPLCSSSTAAAASTSLHGLNFGMLGSSNARQPYLPIPSISSTPSYPTITLDLTAPPSATSQLNQFTRFPRYSSTGFNFSSESTTIPTSWSNGYLSYASQAYNKGSNTGSLSLGRQSQDSFYHSILQKAINSVAATTITAVPSPSPNQHALTDTIAKAITSDPSFQSAIAAAITSYVGGQPGREGASHDLLKLGGHFNSSAVAQLSAAVNGCASSYLNRSSSSSSSHQPNLPLLQPPLAFPTPKTASADRNSESID; encoded by the exons ATGGAGGCAATCTCAAGGCCATCTCCTTCCAACACCAAGGAATCGATTACAACCAGCCAG GAAGAGCAACTCGAGTACACTAAATCAGAAATGGGTGAAGTGAGAGAAGAGAACCAAAGATTGAAGATGATCTTAGCCCAAATCGTCAAAGACTACCAGTACCTGCAAAAGCAGTACTTCGATATCCTGCAGCAAGAGCAATCTAAGAAGGCTCTTGAGACAGCAGAGCCTGATGGTGTGGAAGAACCTGAGCTTGTTCTTCTGAGCCTTGGCACCAGTTCAACTGGGCAAAAGAAGGAAGAGATCAACACATGTAAAGATAGTGGAAAAGACGGAGAAGGTCTAACTCTTGGATTGGACTGCAAATTTGAAGGAACCAGAAAGAGTCCCAATGAACACGACTCAACCATTAGCCCAGACAACAGCTCTGATGACCCCAAGGAAGAAGAGCCCGGGGAGCCATGGCCACCAAGCAAGATACTGAAGAATCCCAGGAATGGTGATGATGAGGGCTCGCAGCAGCCCCAGGTGAAGAAAGCTCGTGTCTCCGTGAGAGCAAGATGTGATGCCCCAACG ATGAATGATGGATGCCAGTGGCGGAAGTATGGGCAGAAGGTTGCCAAAGGAAATCCATGTCCCCGAGCGTACTACCGTTGTACGGTGGCACCAGGATGCCCTGTGAGGAAGCAG GTGCAAAGGTGTGCGGAAGACATGTCGATACTGATCACCACCTACGAAGGAACCCATAACCATCCTCTACCCTTATCAGCCACCACCATGGCCTGCACCACCGCGGCCGCCGCAAGCATGCTGATGACCGGCTCGTCGACCTCGGGACAAGGCATGGCACCACCAGCCATCGGACCGCTGTGTTCCTCCTCGACTGCGGCCGCAGCAAGCACCAGCCTCCATGGCCTCAACTTTGGCATGTTAGGCAGCTCCAATGCGAGGCAGCCTTATCTCCCAATTCCTTCGATATCTTCCACTCCTTCCTATCCCACCATCACACTCGATCTCACCGCACCACCCTCGGCCACATCCCAGCTCAACCAGTTCACCAGATTCCCGAGGTACTCCTCCACAGGCTTCAACTTCTCCTCGGAGTCTACCACCATACCAACATCTTGGAGCAATGGGTACTTGAGCTACGCATCTCAAGCATACAACAAGGGCTCCAACACGGGTTCTCTGAGCCTCGGTAGGCAATCTCAGGACTCCTTCTATCACTCCATCCTACAGAAGGCCATCAACTCAGTTGCTGCTACTACTATTACTGctgttccttctccttctccaaaCCAGCATGCATTGACTGACACAATCGCGAAGGCCATCACGTCGGATCCCAGCTTCCAGTCGGCGATAGCTGCCGCCATAACGTCGTACGTGGGCGGCCAACCTGGGAGAGAGGGTGCAAGCCATGACCTCCTCAAGTTGGGAGGGCACTTCAACTCCTCGGCGGTTGCACAGCTCTCAGCCGCCGTGAATGGTTGCGCCTCCAGCTACTTGAACAGGTCGAGCAGTTCGAGTTCCAGCCACCAGCCCAACCTGCCTCTCCTCCAGCCGCCACTGGCCTTTCCCACCCCCAAGACTGCCTCTGCTGATCGCAATAGTGAAAGCATAGACTGA